One window of the Pseudomonas knackmussii B13 genome contains the following:
- a CDS encoding ABC transporter permease subunit: MLSFIARRFGLLIPTFFGVTLLTFALIRMIPGDPVEVMMGERRVDPQMHAEAMHRLGLDKPLYLQYFDYVSNLAHGNLGESLVTRDSVWHEFLTLFPATMELAIAAMLFAGVFGLLAGVIAALKRGSLFDHGVMTISLAGYSMPIFWWGLILIMLFSVTLGWTPVSGRLDLLYDIEPKTGFMLIDTLLSDQEGSFVDALRHLILPAIVLGTIPLAVIARMTRSAMLEVLREDYVRTARAKGLSPARVVFIHALRNAMIPVLTVFGLQVGALLAGAVLTETIFSWPGIGKWLIDAISRRDYPVVQNGILLVATLVILVNFVVDILYGLVNPRIRHQR; encoded by the coding sequence ATGCTGAGTTTCATCGCACGCCGCTTCGGCTTGCTCATCCCGACCTTCTTCGGCGTCACCCTGCTGACGTTCGCGCTGATCCGCATGATCCCGGGCGACCCGGTCGAGGTCATGATGGGCGAGCGCCGCGTCGACCCGCAGATGCACGCCGAAGCCATGCACCGCCTGGGCCTCGACAAGCCGCTGTACCTGCAGTACTTCGACTACGTCAGCAACCTCGCCCACGGCAACCTCGGCGAATCACTGGTGACCCGCGACAGCGTCTGGCACGAATTCCTCACCCTGTTCCCGGCGACCATGGAGCTGGCCATCGCGGCAATGCTCTTCGCCGGTGTCTTCGGCCTGCTGGCCGGGGTGATCGCTGCACTCAAGCGCGGCTCGTTGTTCGACCACGGGGTGATGACCATCTCCCTGGCCGGCTACTCGATGCCGATCTTCTGGTGGGGCCTGATCCTCATCATGCTGTTCTCCGTGACCCTGGGCTGGACGCCGGTGTCCGGGCGCCTGGACCTGCTCTACGACATCGAGCCGAAGACCGGCTTCATGCTCATCGACACCCTGCTCTCGGACCAGGAAGGCTCCTTCGTCGACGCCCTGCGCCACCTGATCCTGCCGGCCATCGTGCTGGGCACCATCCCGCTGGCGGTGATCGCTCGCATGACCCGCTCGGCGATGCTCGAAGTGCTGCGTGAGGACTATGTGCGTACCGCTCGCGCCAAGGGCCTGTCGCCGGCTCGCGTGGTGTTCATCCATGCCCTGCGCAACGCCATGATCCCGGTGCTGACCGTGTTCGGCCTGCAGGTCGGCGCGTTGCTCGCCGGCGCCGTGCTGACCGAAACCATCTTCTCCTGGCCGGGCATCGGCAAATGGCTGATCGACGCCATCAGCCGCCGCGACTACCCGGTGGTGCAGAACGGCATCCTGCTGGTCGCCACCCTGGTCATCCTGGTGAACTTCGTCGTGGACATCCTCTACGGCCTGGTCAACCCGCGTATCCGCCATCAGCGCTGA
- a CDS encoding ABC transporter permease subunit produces the protein MSTVQTAPASDPSLVYPSPLKEFWQAFAHNKGAVGGLLFIALIIFCALFAPWVAPHDPSEQFRDFLLPPPVWLQGGNAQFLLGTDEVGRDMLSRLMHGARLSLLIALSSVVISLVPGLVLGLLAGFSPNRLGPVIMRLMDIMLALPSLLLAVAIVAVLGPGLMNTVIAIAVVSLPSYVRLTRAAVMSELNRDYVTASRLAGAGTLRLMFVTVLPNCMAPLIVQATLSFSSAILDAAALGFLGLGVQPPTPEWGTMLASARDYIERAWWVVSLPGLTILLSVLAINLVGDGLRDALDPKLKSAA, from the coding sequence ATGAGCACCGTGCAAACCGCTCCCGCCAGCGACCCGAGTCTGGTCTACCCATCGCCGCTGAAGGAGTTCTGGCAAGCCTTCGCGCACAACAAGGGCGCCGTCGGCGGCCTGCTGTTCATCGCCCTGATCATCTTCTGCGCGCTCTTCGCGCCCTGGGTCGCCCCGCACGACCCGAGCGAGCAGTTCCGCGACTTCCTGCTGCCCCCGCCGGTGTGGTTGCAGGGCGGCAACGCGCAGTTCCTGCTGGGCACCGACGAAGTCGGCCGCGACATGCTCTCGCGCCTGATGCATGGCGCGCGCCTGTCGCTGCTGATCGCCCTGAGCTCGGTGGTGATCTCGCTGGTGCCCGGCCTGGTCCTGGGCCTGCTCGCCGGCTTCTCGCCGAACCGCCTGGGCCCGGTGATCATGCGCCTGATGGACATCATGCTGGCGCTGCCCTCGCTGCTGCTGGCGGTGGCCATCGTCGCCGTCCTCGGCCCGGGCCTGATGAACACCGTGATCGCCATCGCCGTGGTCTCGTTGCCCTCCTACGTGCGCCTGACCCGTGCCGCGGTGATGAGCGAGCTGAACCGCGACTACGTCACCGCCTCGCGCCTGGCCGGCGCCGGCACCCTGCGCCTGATGTTCGTCACCGTGCTGCCCAACTGCATGGCGCCGCTGATCGTGCAGGCCACCCTGAGCTTCTCCTCGGCGATCCTCGACGCCGCCGCCCTGGGCTTCCTCGGCCTCGGCGTGCAACCGCCGACGCCCGAGTGGGGCACCATGCTGGCCTCCGCCCGCGACTACATCGAGCGCGCCTGGTGGGTGGTGAGCCTGCCCGGCCTGACCATCCTGCTCAGCGTCCTGGCGATCAACCTGGTCGGCGACGGCCTGCGCGATGCGCTGGACCCGAAACTGAAGAGCGCGGCGTGA
- a CDS encoding ABC transporter ATP-binding protein codes for MSLLELKNLSVRFGGADAVPVVDGLDLSVDKGEVLAIVGESGSGKSVTMMALMGLIDAPGKVTAERMRFDGTDMLKLKGRERRRIVGKDIAMVFQDPMTALNPSYTVGYQIEEVLRLHLGLRGKAARQRAIELLERVEIPGAAQRLDAYPHQLSGGMSQRVAIAMAIAGEPKLLIADEPTTALDVTIQAQIMELLLNLQRDQGMALILITHDLAVVAETAQRVCVMYAGQAVEIGEVPTLFDLPTHPYTEALLKAIPEHSQGAERLATLPGIVPGRYDRPQGCLLSPRCPYVHDNCRSTRPALQAHERGAVRCFYPLNLIAKAEVAR; via the coding sequence ATGAGCCTCCTCGAACTGAAGAACCTCTCGGTGCGCTTCGGCGGCGCCGACGCCGTACCCGTGGTCGACGGCCTCGACCTGAGCGTCGACAAGGGCGAAGTGCTGGCCATCGTCGGCGAGTCCGGCTCCGGCAAGTCGGTGACCATGATGGCGCTGATGGGCCTGATCGACGCCCCCGGCAAGGTCACCGCCGAGCGCATGCGCTTCGACGGCACCGACATGCTCAAGCTCAAGGGCCGCGAGCGCCGCCGCATCGTCGGCAAGGACATCGCCATGGTCTTCCAGGACCCGATGACCGCGCTCAACCCCAGCTACACGGTCGGCTACCAGATCGAGGAAGTGCTGCGCCTGCACCTCGGCCTGCGCGGCAAGGCCGCCCGCCAGCGCGCCATCGAGTTGCTCGAACGGGTCGAGATCCCCGGGGCCGCGCAGCGCCTGGACGCCTACCCGCACCAGCTGTCCGGCGGCATGAGCCAGCGCGTGGCAATCGCCATGGCCATTGCCGGCGAGCCCAAGCTGCTGATCGCCGACGAGCCGACCACTGCGCTGGACGTGACCATCCAGGCGCAGATCATGGAGCTGCTGCTGAACCTGCAGCGCGACCAGGGCATGGCGCTGATCCTGATCACCCACGACCTCGCCGTGGTCGCCGAAACCGCCCAGCGCGTTTGCGTGATGTACGCCGGCCAGGCGGTGGAGATCGGCGAAGTGCCGACACTGTTCGACCTGCCGACCCATCCATACACCGAGGCGCTGCTCAAGGCCATTCCGGAGCACAGCCAGGGCGCCGAGCGCCTGGCCACCCTGCCCGGCATCGTCCCCGGCCGCTACGACCGTCCACAGGGTTGCCTGCTGTCGCCGCGCTGCCCGTACGTGCACGACAACTGCCGCAGCACCCGCCCTGCCCTGCAGGCGCATGAACGTGGCGCGGTGCGCTGCTTCTACCCGCTGAACCTGATTGCCAAAGCCGAGGTGGCCCGATGA
- a CDS encoding peptide ABC transporter ATP-binding protein — protein sequence MSAVLTARDLTRHYEISQGLFKPTALVRALNGVSFELEAGKTLAVVGESGCGKSTLARALTLIEEPTAGSLQIAGQEVKGASAEQRKQLRRDVQMVFQNPYASLNPRQKIGDQLGEPLLINTSLSRAERRERVQAMMQQVGLRPEHYQRYPHMFSGGQRQRIALARAMMLRPKVLVADEPTSALDVSIQAQVLNLFMDLQQEYGTAYVFISHNLAVVEHVADSVLVMYLGRPAEMGPAHKLYERPLHPYTRALLSATPAIHPDPNKPKIRIQGELPNPLNPPSGCAFHKRCPYATERCKAEVPELRLLDERQVACHHAEQFLG from the coding sequence ATGAGCGCCGTACTGACCGCCCGCGACCTGACCCGCCACTACGAGATCTCCCAGGGCCTGTTCAAGCCGACCGCCCTGGTGCGCGCGCTCAATGGCGTGTCCTTCGAGCTGGAAGCCGGCAAGACCCTCGCCGTGGTTGGCGAATCCGGTTGCGGCAAGTCGACCCTGGCGCGCGCCCTGACGCTGATCGAGGAGCCGACCGCAGGCTCGCTGCAGATCGCCGGCCAGGAAGTGAAAGGCGCCAGTGCCGAGCAGCGCAAGCAACTGCGCCGCGACGTGCAGATGGTCTTCCAGAACCCCTACGCCTCGCTCAACCCGCGGCAGAAGATCGGCGACCAGCTCGGCGAGCCGCTGCTGATCAACACCAGCCTGTCGCGCGCCGAACGTCGCGAGCGGGTGCAGGCGATGATGCAGCAGGTCGGCCTGCGCCCCGAGCACTACCAGCGCTACCCGCACATGTTCTCCGGCGGCCAGCGCCAGCGTATCGCCCTGGCCCGCGCCATGATGCTGCGGCCCAAGGTGCTGGTGGCGGACGAACCGACCTCGGCGCTCGACGTGTCGATCCAGGCGCAGGTGCTCAACCTGTTCATGGACCTGCAGCAGGAGTACGGCACCGCCTACGTCTTCATCTCGCACAACCTGGCGGTGGTCGAACACGTCGCCGACAGCGTGCTGGTGATGTACCTCGGCCGCCCCGCTGAAATGGGGCCGGCGCACAAGCTCTACGAGCGCCCGCTGCACCCCTACACCCGCGCCCTGCTGTCGGCCACCCCGGCAATCCACCCGGACCCGAACAAGCCGAAGATCCGCATCCAGGGCGAGCTGCCCAATCCGCTCAACCCGCCGAGCGGCTGCGCCTTCCACAAGCGCTGCCCCTACGCGACCGAGCGTTGCAAGGCGGAAGTCCCGGAACTGCGCCTGCTCGACGAACGCCAGGTGGCCTGCCACCACGCGGAGCAGTTCCTCGGCTAG
- a CDS encoding IS3 family transposase (programmed frameshift) encodes MAEGVRRSQRDYTLAFKLAVVDQVEKGEMSYKEAQARYGIQGRSTVLVWLRKHGRQDWNQGASLRKARSPDMNTPKLPLTPEQRIKELEQQLEVMSQKAQFFEAVVNVLKNDYGVSIGKKASRQVLTQRQVQALSVSRACQFMGISRQAYYQRNRAADQRSQQDRQIAQFVRQVRMRQPRLGARKLHYLLQQQAEAALRVGRDRLFRVLAEHRLLVRPKRAYHKTTHSFHRFHRHPNLLKPGPQQVLPDAPERVWVADITYLPSQSGPLYLSLVTDAYSRKIVGHHVHDSLHAESVAHAYSQALRRRTTQEPLVHHSDRGIQYCSGLYQRLHAQHGAICSMTDGYDCYQNALAERVNGILKNELLEHPPADLAQARRMVREAVDIYNRERPHLALKYKTPDAVHRAF; translated from the exons ATGGCAGAAGGTGTTCGTCGCAGCCAGCGTGATTACACGCTGGCTTTTAAACTGGCGGTGGTCGACCAGGTCGAAAAAGGAGAAATGAGCTACAAGGAGGCTCAGGCCCGCTATGGCATCCAGGGCCGCTCGACGGTGCTGGTGTGGTTACGCAAGCATGGCCGGCAGGACTGGAACCAGGGCGCCTCCCTTCGAAAGGCTCGGAGCCCGGATATGAATACCCCGAAATTGCCATTGACCCCGGAACAACGCATCAAGGAACTCGAGCAGCAGCTTGAGGTGATGAGCCAGAAGGCGCAGTTCTTCGAGGCCGTGGTGAATGTGCTGAAGAATGACTACGGCGTTTCGATCG GTAAAAAAGCGTCCCGGCAAGTCCTCACGCAAAGGCAAGTCCAAGCGCTGAGTGTTAGCAGGGCTTGCCAGTTCATGGGCATCAGCCGCCAGGCGTACTACCAGCGCAACCGGGCGGCGGATCAGCGCAGCCAGCAGGATCGACAGATCGCCCAGTTCGTGCGGCAGGTACGGATGCGTCAGCCGCGCCTGGGAGCACGCAAGCTGCATTATCTGTTGCAGCAGCAAGCGGAAGCCGCGTTGCGAGTTGGGCGCGATCGCCTGTTCCGGGTGCTGGCCGAGCACCGCCTGCTGGTTCGACCCAAGCGGGCGTACCACAAGACCACCCACAGTTTTCACCGGTTCCATCGCCATCCCAATCTGCTCAAGCCAGGGCCGCAACAGGTCTTGCCCGATGCGCCGGAGCGCGTCTGGGTTGCCGACATCACCTATCTGCCCAGCCAGAGCGGCCCGCTGTACCTGAGCCTGGTCACCGACGCCTATTCGCGCAAGATCGTCGGCCATCACGTCCACGACAGCCTGCACGCCGAGTCGGTGGCCCATGCCTACAGCCAGGCCCTGCGGCGCCGCACGACGCAGGAACCCCTGGTGCATCACTCCGACCGAGGAATTCAGTACTGCTCGGGGCTTTACCAACGCCTGCACGCGCAGCACGGAGCAATCTGCTCGATGACCGACGGCTACGACTGTTACCAGAATGCGCTGGCTGAGCGCGTCAACGGCATCCTGAAGAACGAGTTGCTGGAGCATCCTCCCGCCGACCTCGCGCAGGCGCGCCGCATGGTGCGTGAAGCCGTCGACATCTATAACCGCGAGCGCCCTCACCTGGCCCTGAAATACAAAACGCCCGATGCGGTGCATCGGGCGTTCTGA
- a CDS encoding crotonase/enoyl-CoA hydratase family protein has protein sequence MSVIVEKNGPVTTLIIDRPAARNAVDRPTADALSEAFRAFEADPEARVAVLTGAGGTFCAGADLTAVAEDSERRNRLEMEGDAPMGPSRMHLSKPLIAAIEGYAVAGGLELALLADLRVMAEDAVCGVFCRRFGVPLIDGGTVRLPRLVGQGRALDLILTGRPVAAQEALNMGLANRVVAKGEARAAAEDLAREIAEFPQGCMLADRDSVYTQWNHSLDVAMANEFQGGLMVIRSGETQAGAQRFARGEGRHGKF, from the coding sequence ATGAGTGTGATCGTCGAGAAGAATGGCCCGGTAACCACCCTGATCATCGATCGCCCGGCGGCGCGCAATGCCGTCGACCGGCCCACGGCGGACGCGCTCAGCGAAGCCTTCCGCGCCTTCGAGGCGGATCCCGAGGCGCGCGTCGCGGTGCTCACCGGCGCGGGCGGCACCTTCTGCGCCGGCGCCGACCTCACCGCAGTCGCCGAAGACAGTGAAAGGCGCAATCGCCTGGAGATGGAAGGTGACGCGCCCATGGGGCCGAGCCGGATGCACCTGTCCAAGCCGCTGATAGCCGCCATCGAGGGCTACGCCGTGGCCGGCGGCCTTGAGCTGGCGCTGCTCGCCGACCTGCGGGTGATGGCCGAGGACGCGGTGTGCGGGGTGTTCTGCCGGCGCTTCGGCGTGCCGCTGATCGACGGTGGCACCGTGCGCTTGCCGCGTCTCGTTGGCCAGGGACGGGCGCTCGACCTGATCCTTACCGGCCGCCCGGTGGCCGCGCAGGAGGCCTTGAACATGGGCCTGGCCAACCGTGTGGTGGCCAAGGGCGAGGCGCGCGCCGCGGCCGAGGACTTGGCACGGGAGATCGCCGAGTTTCCCCAGGGCTGCATGCTCGCCGACCGCGACAGCGTCTACACGCAGTGGAACCACTCGCTCGACGTGGCGATGGCCAACGAGTTCCAGGGCGGCCTGATGGTCATCCGCAGTGGCGAGACGCAGGCCGGCGCGCAGCGCTTCGCCCGCGGCGAGGGGCGTCACGGCAAGTTCTGA
- a CDS encoding SDR family oxidoreductase has translation MSDALRFDDKVVIVTGAGGGLGRAHALLFAKHGAKVVVNDLGGSTHGEGANASAADRVVAEIRAAGGTAIANHDSVTDGDKIVRQAVEEFGRIDVVVNNAGILRDKTFHKMEDADWDLVYKVHVEGAYKVTRAAWPLMREQGYGRVIFTASTSGIYGNFGQSNYGMAKLGLYGLTRNLALEGRKNNIFVNAIAPTGGTRMTEGLIPPQVFEQLKPELVSPLVVYLGSEQCQETSGLFEVGGGWMGKVRWERSLGFGFDPREGFDAEDVAAHWQQITSFEDAVHPADNVEALREMMANLQKYVG, from the coding sequence ATGAGTGATGCCCTGCGTTTCGATGACAAGGTCGTGATCGTCACCGGCGCTGGCGGCGGCCTCGGTCGTGCCCACGCCCTGCTGTTCGCCAAGCATGGCGCCAAGGTGGTGGTGAACGACCTGGGCGGCAGCACCCATGGCGAAGGCGCCAACGCCTCGGCGGCCGACCGTGTGGTCGCGGAGATCCGCGCCGCCGGCGGCACCGCAATCGCCAACCATGACTCGGTCACCGACGGCGACAAGATCGTCCGCCAGGCCGTGGAAGAGTTCGGCCGCATCGACGTGGTGGTGAACAACGCCGGCATCCTGCGCGACAAGACCTTCCACAAGATGGAAGACGCCGACTGGGACCTGGTCTACAAGGTCCACGTCGAAGGCGCCTACAAGGTGACCCGCGCCGCCTGGCCGCTGATGCGCGAGCAGGGCTACGGCCGGGTGATCTTCACTGCGTCCACCTCGGGCATCTACGGCAACTTCGGCCAGTCCAACTACGGCATGGCCAAGCTCGGCCTCTACGGCCTGACCCGCAACCTGGCGCTGGAAGGCCGCAAGAACAACATCTTCGTCAACGCCATCGCCCCCACCGGCGGCACCCGCATGACCGAAGGCCTGATCCCGCCGCAGGTGTTCGAGCAGCTCAAGCCCGAGCTGGTCAGCCCGCTGGTGGTGTACCTGGGCAGCGAGCAGTGCCAGGAAACCTCCGGCCTGTTCGAGGTCGGCGGCGGCTGGATGGGCAAGGTGCGCTGGGAGCGCAGCCTGGGCTTCGGCTTCGATCCGCGCGAAGGCTTCGATGCCGAGGATGTGGCTGCCCACTGGCAGCAGATCACCAGCTTCGAGGACGCCGTGCACCCGGCGGACAACGTCGAGGCGCTGCGCGAGATGATGGCCAACCTGCAGAAATACGTCGGCTGA
- a CDS encoding alpha/beta fold hydrolase: MGLAGIPLGDWRAQGSTFDFNGHAIRYWSAGSGEPLLLIHGFPTAAWDWHYLWQPLTARYRVMVCDMLGFGDSAKPRKHDYRILEQADLQEALLRHLDVHEPVHLLVHDYGNSVAQELLARHENGKFRLASCVFLNGGLFPETHRAVLSQKLLLSPLGGFFGRFFDRAKLAANFAKVFGPRTQPSSDELDAFWSLIAFNDGPKVMHRLIHYILDRREHRERWVGAMQKTRVPLRLIDGPVDPISGAHMVERYRELIPQPDTVMLEGIGHYPQTEAPEQVLAHYLAFRERLAPLAKRA, translated from the coding sequence ATGGGCCTGGCCGGCATTCCCCTGGGCGACTGGCGCGCCCAGGGGAGCACCTTCGATTTCAACGGCCACGCCATCCGTTACTGGTCGGCCGGCAGCGGCGAACCGCTGCTGCTGATCCATGGTTTTCCCACCGCCGCCTGGGACTGGCACTACCTGTGGCAGCCGCTGACCGCGCGCTACCGGGTGATGGTCTGCGACATGCTCGGTTTCGGCGACTCGGCGAAACCGCGCAAGCATGACTACCGCATCCTCGAACAGGCCGATCTGCAGGAAGCCCTGTTGCGGCACCTGGACGTGCACGAGCCGGTGCACCTGCTGGTCCACGACTACGGCAACAGCGTTGCGCAGGAGTTGTTGGCGCGGCACGAGAACGGAAAATTCCGCCTCGCTTCCTGCGTGTTCCTCAATGGCGGTTTGTTCCCCGAGACGCATCGCGCGGTGCTCTCGCAGAAGCTGCTGCTCAGTCCGCTGGGCGGCTTCTTCGGACGCTTCTTCGACCGCGCCAAGCTGGCCGCCAACTTCGCCAAGGTGTTCGGTCCGCGCACCCAGCCCAGCAGCGATGAGCTGGACGCGTTCTGGAGCCTGATCGCCTTCAACGACGGGCCGAAGGTGATGCACCGGCTGATCCACTACATCCTCGACCGCCGCGAACACCGCGAGCGCTGGGTCGGCGCCATGCAGAAGACCCGCGTGCCGCTACGCCTGATCGACGGGCCGGTCGATCCGATTTCCGGCGCGCACATGGTCGAGCGTTACCGCGAGCTGATTCCCCAGCCGGACACGGTGATGCTCGAGGGCATCGGCCACTACCCGCAGACCGAGGCCCCGGAGCAGGTGCTGGCGCACTACCTGGCGTTCCGCGAACGCCTCGCCCCGCTCGCCAAGCGCGCCTGA
- a CDS encoding class II aldolase/adducin family protein, protein MNAATPAPSVKDQVSEAEWQTRVNLAACYRLIALHGWDDLIFTHISARVPGTHDFLINPYGMMFHEITASSLVKVDLSGKKLMDSPYDINPAGYTIHSAVHEVRDDVDCVLHIHTAAGIAVSAQKQGLLPLSQQSLFVLSSLAYHGYEGVALNHDEKGRLQADLGDKNFMILPNHGLLTAFPTIADAFLGMFTLQRACEAQIMAQSGGVELIHIPQQILDGAKAMVAGVTRSKQGMGGQLAWPALLRKLDQQMPGYAE, encoded by the coding sequence ATGAATGCCGCCACTCCCGCTCCTTCCGTCAAGGACCAGGTATCCGAGGCCGAATGGCAGACCCGCGTGAATCTCGCCGCCTGCTACCGGCTGATCGCCCTGCACGGCTGGGACGACCTGATCTTCACCCACATCTCCGCGCGAGTGCCGGGCACCCACGATTTCCTCATCAACCCGTACGGCATGATGTTCCACGAGATCACCGCTTCCAGCCTGGTGAAGGTCGATCTCTCCGGCAAGAAGCTGATGGATAGCCCCTACGACATCAACCCGGCCGGCTACACCATCCACAGCGCCGTGCATGAAGTGCGCGACGACGTCGATTGCGTGCTGCACATCCACACCGCCGCCGGCATCGCCGTTTCGGCGCAGAAGCAGGGCCTGCTGCCGCTGTCGCAGCAGTCGCTGTTCGTGCTCTCGAGCCTGGCCTACCACGGCTACGAAGGCGTGGCGCTGAACCATGACGAGAAAGGCCGCCTGCAGGCCGACCTGGGCGACAAGAACTTCATGATCCTGCCCAACCACGGCCTGCTCACCGCCTTCCCGACCATCGCCGACGCCTTCCTCGGCATGTTCACCCTGCAGCGCGCCTGCGAGGCGCAGATCATGGCGCAGAGCGGTGGTGTCGAACTTATCCACATTCCGCAGCAGATCCTCGATGGCGCCAAGGCGATGGTCGCCGGCGTCACCCGCAGCAAGCAGGGCATGGGCGGGCAACTGGCCTGGCCGGCGCTGCTGCGCAAGCTCGACCAGCAGATGCCCGGGTACGCCGAGTGA
- a CDS encoding LrgB family protein, whose translation MSLDKQALFWLALTLGGYLFSRQLYQRVRWYGFAPIVFVPALLFAVAIPLHAQYADYSRDTNWLVALLGPATVAFAVPIWQQRALLARNWPALLVGMFAGSAVAIGSSWALANALALDNQVALSLVPRSITTPLAMEMSHDLGGVPELTAAFVMITGVFGALAGGLLMKLLPLRSTLARGALLGVGAHGAGTSRAYEFGGEEGSTAGLLMVLTGLFNLLLAPAVALCL comes from the coding sequence ATGAGTCTCGATAAGCAAGCCCTGTTCTGGTTGGCGCTGACCCTGGGCGGCTACCTGTTCAGCCGTCAGCTTTACCAGCGCGTGCGCTGGTACGGATTCGCGCCCATCGTGTTCGTCCCCGCGCTGCTGTTCGCCGTTGCGATCCCGCTGCACGCGCAGTACGCCGACTATTCCCGCGACACCAACTGGCTGGTGGCGCTGCTCGGCCCGGCCACCGTGGCGTTCGCCGTGCCGATCTGGCAGCAGCGTGCGTTGCTCGCCCGCAACTGGCCGGCCTTGCTAGTCGGTATGTTCGCCGGTTCTGCAGTTGCCATCGGCAGTTCCTGGGCGCTGGCCAATGCGCTGGCGCTGGACAACCAGGTGGCGCTGTCGCTGGTGCCGCGCTCGATCACCACGCCGCTGGCGATGGAGATGTCCCACGACCTCGGCGGTGTGCCGGAGCTAACCGCTGCCTTCGTGATGATCACCGGGGTGTTCGGCGCCCTGGCCGGCGGCCTGCTGATGAAGCTGCTGCCGCTGCGCTCGACCCTCGCCCGCGGCGCGCTGCTGGGTGTCGGCGCGCACGGTGCCGGCACTAGCCGGGCTTATGAGTTTGGTGGCGAGGAAGGTTCCACCGCGGGGCTGCTGATGGTCCTTACCGGGTTGTTCAACTTGCTGTTGGCGCCGGCCGTGGCGCTCTGCCTGTAG
- a CDS encoding CidA/LrgA family protein produces the protein MIRRIARLSLELAALTAIWWFGGWLAKAAGLPLPGGVIGLGLLLALFASGAIRPSLLQGGAGLLLAEMLLFFIPALMSLLDYGPLLRSEGWKILLVIMCSTLLVMLVTALSVEGMYRWRLRHESR, from the coding sequence ATGATCCGTCGCATCGCTCGTCTGAGCCTCGAACTCGCAGCACTGACCGCCATCTGGTGGTTCGGCGGATGGCTGGCCAAGGCCGCCGGCCTGCCGCTGCCGGGCGGGGTGATCGGCCTGGGCCTGCTGCTCGCGTTGTTCGCCAGCGGGGCGATCCGCCCGAGCCTGCTGCAGGGCGGCGCCGGTCTGCTGCTGGCGGAGATGCTGCTGTTCTTCATCCCGGCGCTGATGAGCCTGCTGGACTATGGCCCGCTGCTGCGCAGCGAGGGTTGGAAGATTCTCCTGGTGATCATGTGCAGCACCTTGCTGGTGATGCTGGTCACCGCGCTGTCGGTCGAAGGGATGTACCGCTGGAGGTTGCGCCATGAGTCTCGATAA
- a CDS encoding LysR family transcriptional regulator, producing the protein MEFRQLRSFAEVVRQGSFTQAAVRLHASQSAISKQVAQLEQSLRVQLLERSGPHVRLTAAGEVVLRRAEEMLRLQRELRTELDDLSQMKRGELRLGLPLLGADALFAWRFAEYRKRYPHIQVHLVEGGSKSLEQALHAGELELAGALTPNDPGFDWQPFCNEPLDALLPAEHPLAGRDSIVLGELADTPFLLYQQSFTLNDRLLRACHEAGFEPREGGRSGQADFLGALVAAGQGVVLLPRAVAKEVERPGVKRVLLSEPDLRWDICFMWRRGAYLSHAAKAWLALLEEFPLHPRP; encoded by the coding sequence ATGGAATTCCGCCAGCTACGCAGCTTCGCCGAAGTGGTGCGCCAGGGCAGCTTCACCCAGGCGGCGGTGCGGCTGCACGCCAGCCAGTCGGCGATCAGCAAGCAGGTCGCCCAGCTGGAGCAGAGCCTGCGCGTGCAACTGCTGGAGCGCAGCGGCCCGCACGTACGCCTGACCGCCGCCGGCGAAGTGGTGCTGCGCCGCGCCGAAGAAATGCTGCGCCTGCAACGCGAGCTGCGCACAGAACTCGACGACCTCAGCCAGATGAAGCGCGGCGAGCTGCGCCTGGGCCTGCCGCTGCTCGGCGCCGACGCCCTGTTCGCCTGGCGCTTCGCCGAATACCGCAAGCGCTATCCACATATCCAGGTGCATCTGGTGGAAGGCGGCAGCAAGAGCCTGGAGCAGGCGCTGCACGCCGGCGAACTGGAATTGGCCGGAGCGCTCACCCCGAACGATCCGGGTTTCGACTGGCAGCCCTTCTGCAACGAGCCGCTGGATGCGCTGCTGCCGGCGGAGCACCCGCTCGCCGGGCGCGACAGCATCGTCCTCGGCGAGTTGGCCGACACCCCCTTCCTGCTCTATCAGCAGAGCTTCACCCTCAACGACCGCCTGCTGCGCGCCTGCCACGAGGCCGGCTTCGAGCCCCGCGAAGGCGGCCGCAGCGGCCAGGCGGACTTCCTCGGCGCGCTGGTTGCCGCCGGACAAGGGGTGGTGTTGCTGCCGAGGGCAGTGGCGAAGGAAGTGGAAAGGCCGGGGGTGAAACGGGTGCTGCTGAGCGAGCCGGACCTGCGCTGGGACATCTGCTTCATGTGGCGCCGCGGCGCCTATCTATCGCACGCGGCAAAGGCGTGGCTGGCGCTGCTGGAGGAGTTTCCGTTGCATCCGCGCCCGTGA